One window of the Ideonella sp. WA131b genome contains the following:
- a CDS encoding DUF2818 family protein, with protein MNHAAEVWAVVLGALVLANLPFVNERLFIVGPRRNPKVLGWRLLELLLLYGVVLGLGWLVEDRIGRRHVQGWQFYVTMGALFLTFASPGFVWRYLRRGHRGAAADA; from the coding sequence GTGAACCACGCCGCCGAAGTCTGGGCCGTCGTCCTCGGGGCCTTGGTCCTGGCGAACCTGCCCTTCGTCAACGAGCGCCTGTTCATCGTCGGCCCGCGCCGCAATCCCAAGGTGCTGGGCTGGCGGCTGCTCGAACTGCTCCTGCTCTACGGCGTCGTCCTGGGCCTGGGCTGGCTGGTCGAGGACCGCATCGGGCGGCGCCATGTTCAGGGCTGGCAGTTCTACGTCACCATGGGTGCGCTGTTCCTCACCTTCGCGTCGCCGGGCTTCGTCTGGCGCTACCTGCGCCGTGGCCACCGGGGCGCCGCAGCCGACGCCTGA
- the aroC gene encoding chorismate synthase → MPGSTFGDLFRVTNFGESHGPAIGCVIDGCPPGLELSEADIQPELDRRRPGTSRHVTQRNEPDAVEILSGVFEGRTTGTPIALLIRNTDQRSKDYGNLLDTFRPGHADYTYWRKYGERDPRGGGRSSARLTAPMVAAGAVAKKWLHLRHGTTFTGWMSALGEIEIPFDDESQIPLNPFYAPNAGIVPRLEAHMDALRKAGDSCGARIEVRARGVPVGLGEPLFDKLDADIAWALMGLNAVKGVEIGDGFGVVAQRGSDHGDALTPAGFASNHAGGVLGGISTGQDLVVRIAIKPTSSIRTPKPSITRTGEPTVVETLGRHDPCVGIRATPIAEALLALVVMDHVLRHRAQCGDVALPVPPIPGQA, encoded by the coding sequence ATGCCCGGCTCCACCTTCGGCGACCTCTTCCGCGTCACGAACTTCGGCGAAAGCCACGGCCCCGCCATCGGCTGCGTGATCGATGGCTGCCCGCCAGGTCTCGAGCTCTCCGAGGCCGACATCCAGCCCGAGCTAGACCGCCGCCGCCCCGGCACCAGCCGCCACGTGACGCAGCGCAACGAGCCCGACGCGGTGGAGATTCTCTCCGGCGTGTTCGAGGGCCGCACCACGGGCACGCCGATCGCGCTGCTCATCCGCAACACCGACCAGCGCAGCAAGGACTACGGCAACCTGCTCGACACCTTCCGCCCCGGCCATGCCGACTACACCTATTGGCGCAAGTACGGCGAGCGCGACCCGCGCGGCGGCGGCCGCAGCAGCGCACGTCTGACGGCCCCCATGGTGGCGGCCGGCGCGGTGGCCAAGAAGTGGCTGCACCTGCGCCACGGCACCACCTTCACGGGCTGGATGAGCGCCCTGGGCGAGATCGAGATCCCCTTCGACGACGAGTCCCAGATCCCGCTCAACCCCTTCTATGCGCCCAACGCCGGCATCGTGCCGCGGCTGGAAGCCCACATGGACGCGCTGCGCAAGGCAGGCGACAGCTGCGGTGCGCGCATCGAGGTGCGGGCGCGCGGCGTGCCCGTGGGCCTGGGCGAGCCGCTTTTCGACAAGCTCGACGCCGACATCGCCTGGGCCCTCATGGGTCTGAACGCGGTCAAGGGCGTGGAGATCGGCGATGGCTTCGGCGTCGTCGCGCAGCGCGGCAGCGATCACGGCGATGCGCTCACGCCGGCCGGCTTTGCCAGCAACCATGCCGGCGGCGTGCTGGGCGGCATCAGCACCGGGCAGGACCTGGTGGTGCGCATCGCCATCAAGCCCACCAGCAGCATCCGCACGCCCAAGCCCAGCATCACGCGCACCGGCGAGCCCACGGTGGTCGAGACACTCGGCCGCCACGACCCCTGCGTCGGCATCCGCGCCACCCCCATCGCCGAGGCACTGCTCGCGTTGGTGGTGATGGACCACGTGCTGCGCCATCGCGCGCAGTGCGGCGACGTGGCGCTGCCGGTACCGCCGATCCCCGGCCAGGCTTGA
- a CDS encoding NUDIX hydrolase → MAAPADAHLREARLAGETLLSGGFLRVCRDTVRLPDGSTATREYIRHPGAVAVIPLLDDGADPAVVLVRQHRYPIDRVLLEWPAGKRDAGEATIACARRELLEETGFTAREWAWAGWIHNAAAYSSEGIALWFARGLVPGPAQPDAGEFVETVTMPLSALAALDARGELTDVKTLVGLHWLQAALTGHRAWSWASEAEARDVA, encoded by the coding sequence ATGGCAGCGCCCGCCGACGCGCATCTGCGCGAAGCCAGGCTCGCGGGCGAAACGCTGCTGTCCGGGGGGTTTCTCAGGGTTTGCCGAGACACCGTGCGCCTGCCCGATGGATCCACCGCCACGCGGGAGTACATCCGGCATCCGGGCGCCGTGGCGGTGATTCCCCTGCTGGACGACGGCGCCGATCCTGCCGTCGTGCTGGTGCGTCAGCACCGCTACCCCATAGACCGTGTCTTGCTCGAATGGCCGGCAGGCAAACGCGATGCCGGGGAAGCCACCATCGCCTGCGCCCGCCGCGAACTGCTCGAGGAGACCGGCTTCACGGCCCGTGAGTGGGCCTGGGCCGGCTGGATCCACAATGCCGCCGCCTACAGCAGCGAGGGCATCGCGCTGTGGTTTGCCCGCGGTCTCGTGCCCGGGCCGGCGCAGCCCGATGCCGGCGAATTCGTCGAAACGGTGACGATGCCCCTGTCGGCGCTGGCCGCGCTCGATGCGCGAGGCGAACTCACCGACGTCAAGACCCTGGTCGGGCTGCATTGGCTGCAGGCGGCATTGACCGGGCATCGAGCATGGTCCTGGGCGAGCGAAGCCGAGGCGCGCGACGTAGCATGA
- a CDS encoding alpha/beta hydrolase yields the protein MKLSVQGRTAYAYTGGKLFDPTLPCVVFVHGAVGDHSVWTLLARWAAHHGHAVLAVDLPGHLRSDGPALTSVEAMADWLLALLDAAGVRRAVLAGHSMGSLVALQAAAQAPERAAGLLMFGSCVPMPVPQALLDLSLTDVGAAIERVVGFSFCTLAAKPSYPGPGVWLRGAARGLMHQVMRAGGDPRLFHTDFSACNAYAQGLEAAARVRCPAALLLGASDQMTLPRAAQPVANALNARVHTVAAGHFLMQEAPDEVLNALRLELARCATPTEESPA from the coding sequence ATGAAACTCAGCGTGCAAGGGCGCACGGCCTACGCCTACACCGGCGGCAAGCTTTTCGACCCCACCCTGCCCTGCGTGGTGTTCGTGCACGGCGCCGTGGGCGACCACAGCGTGTGGACGCTGCTGGCGCGCTGGGCCGCGCACCACGGCCACGCCGTGCTGGCCGTCGACCTGCCCGGCCACCTGCGCAGCGATGGGCCCGCGCTGACGAGCGTGGAGGCGATGGCCGACTGGCTGCTGGCGCTGCTCGACGCCGCCGGCGTGCGGCGCGCGGTGCTGGCCGGCCACAGCATGGGCTCGCTGGTGGCGCTGCAGGCCGCGGCGCAGGCGCCGGAGCGCGCGGCCGGGCTGCTGATGTTCGGCAGCTGCGTGCCGATGCCGGTGCCGCAGGCGCTGCTGGACCTGTCGCTCACCGACGTGGGCGCGGCCATCGAGCGCGTGGTCGGCTTCTCGTTCTGTACGCTGGCTGCCAAGCCCTCGTACCCCGGCCCCGGCGTGTGGCTGCGCGGCGCGGCGCGCGGGCTCATGCACCAGGTGATGCGCGCCGGCGGCGACCCGCGCCTCTTCCACACCGACTTCAGCGCCTGCAACGCCTACGCGCAGGGCCTGGAGGCTGCCGCGCGCGTGCGCTGCCCGGCCGCACTGCTGCTGGGGGCATCCGACCAGATGACGCTGCCGCGCGCCGCGCAGCCCGTGGCCAACGCCCTGAACGCCCGCGTGCACACGGTGGCGGCGGGGCATTTCCTGATGCAGGAGGCCCCCGACGAGGTGTTGAATGCGCTGCGCCTGGAACTGGCGCGCTGCGCGACCCCCACCGAGGAAAGCCCCGCATGA
- a CDS encoding O-acetylhomoserine aminocarboxypropyltransferase, producing MASVIDPGFDTLALHAGAAPDPATGARAVPLHLSTGFVFQNADHAASLFNLERSGHVYSRISNPTNAVLEERIAALEGGSGAVATASGQAALTLAITTLAGAGSHIVASSALYGGSHNLLQYTLARFGIATTFVKPGDIDGWRAAVRPETRLLFGETLGNPGLDVLDVPTVAQIAHEAGVPLLVDSTFTTPWLMKPFEHGADLVFHSATKFLCGHGTVVGGLLVDSGRFDWSRAERFPELNQPYAGFHGMVFSEESTDGAFLLRARREGLRDFGACMSPHTAWLILQGIETLPLRMARHVANTRRVVEFLSRHGMVSRVGYPELDGHPSQALAARLLPRGCGAVFSFDLAGSRQQGRAFIESLKIFSHLANVGDCRSLVIHPASTTHFRMDDKALAAAGIGPGTIRLSIGLEDADDLIDDLKRAFKAAEKAR from the coding sequence ATGGCCTCCGTCATCGACCCCGGTTTCGACACCCTGGCGCTGCATGCCGGCGCTGCCCCGGACCCCGCCACCGGCGCGCGCGCCGTGCCGCTGCACCTGAGCACGGGCTTCGTCTTCCAGAACGCCGACCACGCAGCCAGCCTGTTCAACCTGGAACGCTCGGGCCACGTCTACAGCCGCATCAGCAACCCCACGAACGCGGTGCTCGAGGAGCGTATCGCCGCACTCGAAGGTGGCTCGGGCGCAGTGGCCACGGCCAGCGGGCAGGCGGCGCTGACGCTGGCCATCACCACGCTGGCCGGCGCCGGCAGCCACATCGTGGCCAGTTCGGCGCTCTACGGCGGCAGCCACAACCTGCTGCAGTACACGCTGGCGCGCTTCGGCATCGCCACCACCTTCGTGAAGCCGGGCGACATCGACGGCTGGCGCGCCGCCGTGCGCCCCGAGACCAGGCTGCTCTTCGGCGAGACGCTGGGCAACCCGGGCCTGGACGTGCTGGACGTGCCGACGGTGGCGCAGATCGCGCACGAGGCCGGCGTGCCGCTGCTGGTGGACAGCACCTTCACCACGCCCTGGCTGATGAAGCCTTTCGAACACGGCGCCGACCTCGTCTTCCACAGCGCCACCAAGTTCCTGTGTGGCCACGGCACGGTGGTGGGCGGGCTGCTGGTCGATTCGGGCCGCTTCGACTGGAGCCGCGCCGAGCGCTTCCCGGAACTCAACCAGCCCTACGCCGGCTTCCACGGCATGGTGTTCAGCGAGGAGAGCACCGACGGCGCCTTCCTGCTGCGCGCGCGCCGCGAGGGCCTGCGCGACTTCGGCGCCTGCATGAGCCCGCACACGGCCTGGCTCATCCTGCAGGGCATCGAGACGCTGCCGCTGCGCATGGCGAGGCACGTGGCCAACACGCGGCGTGTGGTGGAGTTCCTCAGCCGGCACGGCATGGTCTCGCGCGTGGGCTACCCCGAGCTCGACGGCCACCCCAGCCAGGCCCTGGCGGCCCGGCTGCTGCCGCGCGGCTGCGGCGCGGTGTTCAGCTTCGATCTGGCCGGCAGCCGCCAGCAGGGCCGCGCCTTCATCGAGAGCCTGAAGATCTTCAGCCACCTGGCCAACGTGGGCGACTGCCGCTCGCTGGTGATCCACCCCGCCAGCACCACGCACTTCCGCATGGACGACAAGGCGCTGGCCGCGGCCGGCATCGGGCCCGGCACGATCCGCCTGAGCATCGGCCTGGAAGACGCCGACGACCTGATCGACGACCTGAAGCGCGCCTTCAAGGCCGCCGAGAAGGCGCGCTGA
- a CDS encoding CBS domain-containing protein, with the protein MKVTDILRVKGNTLYTVTPDQPLAQAVCTMAEMDIGSLVVMEHGDLVGMLTFREVIQAVVANGGAVGTRLVRSVMDDAPLTCTPETEIDEVRRMMLLRHARYMPVLDKRTLMGVISFYDVAKTVVDAQDFENRMLKAYIRDWPERQAAPGAQTPSF; encoded by the coding sequence ATGAAAGTCACCGACATCCTGCGCGTCAAGGGCAACACGCTCTACACCGTGACGCCCGACCAGCCCCTGGCGCAGGCAGTGTGCACCATGGCCGAGATGGACATCGGCTCTCTCGTCGTCATGGAGCACGGCGATCTCGTCGGCATGCTCACCTTCCGCGAGGTCATCCAGGCGGTGGTGGCCAACGGGGGTGCTGTCGGCACGCGGCTCGTGCGTTCGGTGATGGACGACGCGCCACTGACCTGCACGCCCGAGACCGAGATCGACGAGGTGCGCCGCATGATGTTGCTGCGCCATGCGCGCTACATGCCGGTGCTCGACAAGCGCACGCTGATGGGCGTGATCTCGTTCTACGACGTCGCCAAGACCGTGGTCGACGCGCAGGACTTCGAGAATCGCATGCTCAAGGCCTACATCCGCGACTGGCCCGAGCGGCAGGCCGCGCCCGGTGCGCAGACTCCTAGCTTCTAG
- a CDS encoding DUF2069 domain-containing protein: MPPDPAVRRARDIALASVLGLVAVGLAWELWLAPTGSGTWAIKVLPLLFCLGGLLRHRLYTFRWLSLLVWLYALEAITRGVTESGVSQALALVQLALSLVLFTACAMYVRWRLRKGRRLEPTAAP, from the coding sequence ATGCCACCCGACCCGGCCGTCCGGCGGGCGCGCGACATCGCGCTGGCCTCCGTGCTGGGCCTGGTGGCCGTGGGCCTGGCCTGGGAGCTGTGGCTCGCGCCCACCGGCAGCGGCACCTGGGCCATCAAGGTGCTGCCACTCTTGTTCTGCCTGGGCGGGCTGCTGCGCCACCGGCTCTATACCTTTCGCTGGCTCAGCCTGCTCGTCTGGCTCTACGCCTTGGAGGCGATCACCCGCGGCGTCACCGAGAGCGGTGTCTCGCAGGCCCTGGCGCTGGTGCAGCTGGCGCTGTCCCTGGTGCTGTTCACGGCCTGCGCCATGTACGTGCGCTGGCGGCTGCGCAAGGGTCGCCGCCTCGAGCCCACTGCGGCGCCGTGA
- a CDS encoding DUF1178 family protein: MKVLDLCCRHDHAFEGWFGSDDEFQTQLARGLVACPVCDDTTITRRPSAPRLNLSGATAPPAPAAASAETTVTRPADLQGAWLQAVRELVDRTEDVGERFAEEARRIHYGEAAQRGIRGRATPEEREALRDEGIETVAIPVPAAMKGPVQ, translated from the coding sequence ATGAAGGTCCTCGATCTGTGCTGCCGCCACGACCATGCGTTTGAAGGCTGGTTCGGCTCCGACGACGAATTCCAGACCCAGCTGGCGCGCGGACTGGTGGCCTGCCCCGTGTGCGATGACACCACCATCACCCGGCGGCCTTCGGCGCCACGCTTGAACCTGTCGGGCGCCACGGCGCCGCCCGCGCCGGCTGCGGCCAGTGCCGAGACCACCGTCACGCGCCCGGCCGACCTGCAGGGCGCCTGGTTGCAGGCCGTGCGGGAGCTGGTTGACCGCACCGAGGACGTCGGCGAGCGTTTTGCCGAGGAGGCACGCCGCATCCACTACGGCGAAGCAGCCCAGCGCGGCATCCGCGGCCGCGCCACGCCCGAGGAGCGGGAGGCCTTGCGCGACGAGGGCATCGAGACCGTCGCGATCCCGGTGCCGGCGGCGATGAAGGGGCCGGTGCAATAG
- a CDS encoding MFS transporter, which produces MTGKPRAVPTGSLAPFGALTFTYFAAIGLFNPYAPLWFQSLGLSTLVIGGIVSLQSWTRVLAPYAWSWAGDHSGQRVKLIRIAAAGALCSALGLLGVTAAVPVALVTVLLFVANSGVVPLYEAILARALATPDGGIDARRYGRVRVWGSVGFLAAVTSFGALLDRFGIAVFPGFVALMNGLLLAAALALPRTHEEPAHDEPAPPVLPLLRKPCVAWFFASIFFTVLAHTSLYAFFSLYLVSLGYGKTAVGALWAVSVAVEIVFFWTQGRWFPLLVAERWLQVVAGATALRFALTAGGGAWAPVLVLAQLLHAVTFAAHHAACIALVQRLFPGRLRGRGQALYTTLGYGISGVMGGLGGGWLIERLGFAAVFWAAALCALLAWACAAACERALLNPNAARRRA; this is translated from the coding sequence TTGACGGGCAAGCCCCGCGCCGTGCCCACCGGCAGCCTGGCGCCTTTCGGCGCGCTCACCTTCACCTACTTCGCGGCGATCGGGTTGTTCAACCCGTACGCGCCCTTGTGGTTCCAGAGCCTGGGCTTGTCGACGCTCGTCATCGGCGGCATCGTCAGCCTGCAGAGCTGGACCCGCGTGCTGGCGCCCTACGCCTGGAGCTGGGCCGGCGACCACAGCGGCCAGCGCGTCAAGCTCATCCGCATCGCCGCCGCAGGCGCACTGTGTTCGGCGCTGGGCCTGCTGGGCGTGACGGCGGCCGTGCCGGTGGCCCTGGTGACGGTGTTGCTGTTCGTGGCCAACAGCGGCGTCGTGCCGCTGTACGAGGCGATCCTGGCGCGCGCCCTGGCCACGCCCGACGGCGGCATCGATGCCCGACGCTACGGCCGCGTGCGGGTGTGGGGCTCCGTCGGCTTCCTGGCCGCCGTCACCAGCTTCGGAGCCTTGCTCGATCGCTTCGGCATTGCGGTCTTTCCCGGCTTCGTGGCCCTCATGAACGGCCTGTTGCTGGCCGCGGCGCTGGCGCTGCCGCGCACGCACGAAGAGCCGGCACACGACGAGCCTGCGCCGCCCGTGCTGCCGCTGCTGCGCAAGCCCTGCGTGGCCTGGTTCTTCGCGTCCATTTTCTTCACGGTGCTGGCCCACACCAGCCTGTACGCGTTTTTCTCGCTGTATCTCGTGAGCCTGGGCTACGGGAAGACGGCGGTCGGCGCCTTGTGGGCGGTGAGCGTGGCGGTGGAGATCGTCTTTTTCTGGACTCAGGGCCGCTGGTTCCCGCTGCTGGTCGCGGAACGTTGGCTGCAGGTGGTGGCCGGCGCCACGGCGCTGCGCTTCGCGCTGACCGCAGGCGGTGGTGCCTGGGCGCCGGTGCTGGTGCTGGCGCAGCTGCTGCATGCGGTGACCTTTGCCGCCCATCACGCCGCCTGCATCGCGCTCGTGCAACGGCTGTTCCCCGGGCGCCTGCGCGGGCGCGGCCAGGCGCTTTACACGACCCTGGGCTATGGCATCTCCGGGGTCATGGGTGGCCTCGGTGGTGGCTGGCTGATCGAGCGGCTGGGCTTTGCAGCCGTGTTCTGGGCCGCCGCCCTGTGTGCGCTGCTGGCCTGGGCCTGTGCCGCCGCCTGCGAGCGCGCGCTCCTCAACCCGAATGCCGCCAGAAGGCGGGCCTGA
- a CDS encoding FAD-binding oxidoreductase: protein MTPDSAADALLPALRAAVGETQVLAAGDGTDLTAWEQDWRRRWRGRARAVVRPGSTAEVAAVVRACAAHGAALVPQGGNTGLVGGGVPDTSGTQVLLSLQRLNRLRALDVTNLTLTAEAGCVLQVLQQAAEARGLLLPLSLAAEGSCTLGGNLATNAGGTQVLRWGNARELCLGLEVVTAQGEVWDGLSGLRKDNTGYDLRDLFVGSEGTLGVITAATVKLAPQPAAVTTALAACATLDDCVALLNLARARLGPGLTGFEVMSRFALDLVARHFPALPRPLPGAPWTVLLEQSDVEGEAPARARFARLLEAALEAGVVSNAAVAESLAQSRALWHLRESIPLAQAEEGLNIKHDIALPVSAIPRFCARTDALLQERWPGVQLVNFGHLGDGNLHYNVQAPSGDDGRRFLAEHEHAVNQVVFDSVAREGGSFSAEHGIGALKRDELAVRKHPVALGLMRAIKQALDPQGLMNPGRVL from the coding sequence GTGACCCCGGACTCGGCCGCCGACGCCCTGCTGCCGGCGCTGCGCGCCGCCGTCGGCGAGACACAGGTGCTGGCGGCCGGCGATGGCACCGACCTCACCGCCTGGGAGCAGGACTGGCGCCGCCGCTGGCGAGGCCGCGCGCGGGCCGTCGTGCGCCCGGGCAGCACGGCCGAGGTGGCGGCCGTCGTGCGCGCCTGCGCCGCCCACGGCGCGGCCCTCGTGCCGCAGGGCGGCAACACCGGGCTGGTAGGGGGCGGCGTGCCCGACACCAGCGGCACACAGGTGCTGCTCAGCCTGCAGCGCCTGAACCGCCTGCGGGCACTCGACGTGACCAACCTCACGCTCACGGCAGAGGCGGGCTGCGTCTTGCAGGTGCTGCAGCAGGCGGCAGAGGCGCGCGGCCTGCTGCTGCCGCTGAGCCTGGCGGCCGAAGGCAGCTGCACGCTCGGTGGCAACCTCGCCACCAACGCCGGCGGCACGCAGGTGCTGCGCTGGGGCAATGCGCGCGAGCTCTGCCTGGGGCTGGAGGTCGTCACCGCCCAGGGCGAGGTCTGGGACGGGCTGTCGGGGCTGCGCAAGGACAACACCGGCTACGACCTGCGCGACCTCTTCGTGGGCAGCGAAGGCACCTTGGGCGTGATCACCGCCGCCACGGTGAAGCTGGCACCGCAGCCCGCCGCCGTGACCACTGCCCTGGCCGCCTGCGCGACGCTGGACGACTGCGTGGCGCTGCTGAACCTGGCGCGTGCGCGCCTGGGCCCGGGCCTCACGGGCTTCGAGGTGATGAGCCGCTTCGCGCTCGATCTGGTGGCCCGGCACTTTCCGGCCCTGCCGCGCCCGCTGCCGGGCGCCCCGTGGACGGTGCTGCTGGAGCAGAGCGACGTCGAGGGCGAGGCCCCGGCACGGGCGCGCTTCGCGCGGCTGCTGGAGGCCGCACTCGAGGCCGGCGTGGTCTCCAATGCCGCGGTGGCCGAGAGCCTGGCGCAAAGCCGCGCGCTGTGGCATCTGCGCGAGTCGATCCCGCTGGCGCAGGCCGAAGAAGGCCTCAACATCAAGCACGACATCGCCCTGCCGGTGTCGGCCATTCCCCGCTTCTGCGCGCGCACCGACGCGCTCTTGCAAGAGCGCTGGCCGGGGGTGCAGCTGGTCAACTTCGGCCACCTGGGCGACGGCAACCTGCACTACAACGTGCAGGCGCCGTCTGGCGACGACGGCCGGCGCTTCCTCGCCGAACACGAGCACGCCGTCAACCAGGTGGTGTTCGACAGCGTGGCGCGGGAGGGGGGCTCGTTCTCGGCCGAGCACGGCATCGGCGCGCTCAAGCGCGACGAGCTCGCGGTGCGCAAGCACCCCGTGGCCTTGGGCCTGATGCGCGCCATCAAGCAGGCGCTCGACCCGCAGGGGCTGATGAACCCGGGGCGCGTGCTCTGA
- a CDS encoding YihY family inner membrane protein → MPPPANPPSPSGSVAATAADLALELPDTLRRWPWQETLRVLARRFKDDRLGLTAGSLTFTTLIALVPLVTVMLAAFTVFPMFAGFERALQDYFLKNLVPDGIARPVLRGLTDFAAKARGMGALGLALLVVTALALLLTIDRTLNAIWRVRKPRSLGQRVLVYWAAITLGPLALGMSLTATSLAVSASRGWVAALPGGVSLLLELLQFGVLALAAAGLYHYVPNTAVRWRHALAGGVFVSLAFEVAKRLLAWYLDSVPGYSAVYGTFAAVPILLLWVYLVWVIVLLGAVIAAYAPSLSMRVGLRPAVPGWRFELALAVLARLQAARDGPGHGLSLAALAETLRTDALQIEPLLDLLARLDWVRRLDEGDAPRHVLLVDPAATPLEPLVRETLLQPGAASGGFFRRSVLARMTLAEALAP, encoded by the coding sequence ATGCCCCCGCCGGCAAACCCCCCGAGCCCCAGCGGCAGCGTGGCGGCCACGGCCGCCGACCTTGCGCTGGAGTTGCCCGACACCCTCCGCCGCTGGCCCTGGCAGGAGACGCTGCGCGTGCTGGCGCGCCGATTCAAGGACGACCGCCTGGGCCTGACGGCCGGCAGCCTGACCTTCACGACGCTGATCGCGCTGGTGCCGCTGGTGACGGTGATGCTCGCCGCCTTCACGGTGTTCCCGATGTTCGCCGGCTTCGAGCGCGCGTTGCAGGACTACTTCCTCAAGAACCTCGTGCCCGACGGCATCGCGCGGCCGGTTCTGCGCGGCCTGACCGACTTCGCCGCCAAAGCCCGCGGCATGGGTGCACTGGGCCTGGCGCTGCTGGTGGTGACGGCGCTGGCGCTGCTGCTCACCATCGACCGCACGCTCAATGCCATCTGGCGCGTTCGCAAGCCGCGGTCGCTGGGGCAGCGCGTGCTGGTGTACTGGGCGGCCATCACCCTGGGCCCTCTGGCGCTGGGCATGAGCCTGACGGCCACGTCGCTGGCCGTCTCGGCTTCTCGGGGCTGGGTGGCGGCGCTCCCCGGCGGCGTGTCGCTGCTGCTGGAGCTGCTGCAGTTCGGCGTGCTGGCTCTGGCCGCGGCCGGGCTGTATCACTACGTGCCCAACACCGCGGTGCGCTGGCGCCACGCGCTGGCCGGGGGTGTCTTTGTGTCGCTGGCCTTCGAGGTTGCCAAGCGGCTGCTCGCCTGGTACCTCGACAGCGTGCCCGGCTACAGCGCGGTGTACGGCACCTTCGCGGCGGTGCCGATCCTGCTGCTGTGGGTCTACCTGGTGTGGGTGATCGTGCTGCTGGGGGCGGTGATCGCGGCGTACGCGCCCAGCTTGTCGATGCGGGTGGGTTTGCGGCCTGCCGTGCCGGGCTGGCGCTTCGAGCTCGCCCTGGCCGTGCTGGCGCGTCTGCAGGCGGCCCGAGACGGGCCCGGGCACGGCCTGAGCCTGGCGGCCCTGGCCGAGACCCTGCGCACCGATGCGCTGCAGATCGAGCCGCTGCTCGATCTGCTGGCGCGGCTGGACTGGGTGCGACGCCTGGACGAGGGTGATGCCCCTCGCCACGTGTTGCTGGTCGATCCTGCGGCGACCCCGCTGGAGCCGCTGGTGCGCGAAACGCTGCTGCAGCCGGGCGCGGCCAGCGGTGGCTTCTTCCGGCGCAGCGTGTTGGCGAGGATGACCTTGGCCGAGGCCTTGGCGCCGTGA